One region of Polynucleobacter sp. Adler-ghost genomic DNA includes:
- a CDS encoding SUMF1/EgtB/PvdO family nonheme iron enzyme — translation MSESLSQDYLLYAPHPPASTLAQWLEESNRITRQILSHISAADQIVPQLNILNPPLWELGHLTWFHEFWVHRDGQESKPSFMKNADYLFNSSEMAHQDRWSTPMPSLDNLLEYNYSVVSSTQDLLRTPIDNKAAYFIQLAILHQDMHNEAFAYMWQTMGRSIPFTPFTSTSKFEAKARDWIHFPKSTMQAGSEQGSGFIFDNEKWAHSNDLPAFDIASTPVTNGEYLEFLQSPSNLGQSMPVAPPSHWKKEGDIWLERIFNEWLPLSSASALRHISYLDAQRFCEYHQVRLPNEHELSLLMSQKQGVWQSSNLWEWTSSTFTPFPGFTADPYIDYSQPWFDGSYQVLKGGSLFTPDRLKRVAFRNFYQAHRSDHFCGFRTCLL, via the coding sequence ATGTCTGAATCTTTAAGCCAGGACTATCTTCTTTATGCTCCGCATCCACCTGCGTCAACCTTGGCACAGTGGCTAGAGGAAAGCAACCGTATCACCCGTCAAATTCTGAGCCATATTTCGGCAGCGGATCAGATAGTTCCTCAGCTCAATATTCTGAATCCCCCGCTGTGGGAATTGGGTCACCTAACTTGGTTTCATGAATTCTGGGTTCATCGCGATGGCCAAGAGAGTAAGCCATCATTCATGAAGAACGCTGACTACTTATTTAATTCTTCAGAGATGGCACATCAAGATCGTTGGTCCACTCCAATGCCATCTCTAGATAATCTACTGGAATACAACTACAGCGTCGTTAGCAGTACTCAAGATTTGCTACGCACACCAATCGACAATAAAGCTGCTTACTTTATCCAGCTAGCGATCTTGCATCAGGATATGCACAATGAGGCATTTGCCTATATGTGGCAGACCATGGGGCGCTCTATACCCTTTACTCCCTTCACTAGTACGAGTAAGTTTGAGGCTAAAGCGCGAGACTGGATTCATTTTCCAAAATCAACGATGCAAGCTGGTTCTGAGCAGGGCTCCGGCTTTATCTTTGATAATGAAAAGTGGGCACACTCTAATGATCTCCCTGCATTTGATATTGCAAGCACGCCCGTCACCAATGGCGAATACCTAGAGTTTCTGCAATCACCAAGCAATCTTGGCCAGTCCATGCCTGTAGCGCCACCCTCTCACTGGAAAAAGGAGGGAGATATTTGGCTAGAGCGAATTTTTAATGAATGGCTGCCCTTAAGTAGCGCATCCGCTCTACGCCACATCAGCTACCTAGATGCTCAGCGTTTTTGTGAATATCATCAAGTGCGTTTGCCTAACGAACATGAACTTAGTCTACTAATGTCACAAAAGCAGGGAGTCTGGCAATCCTCTAATTTATGGGAGTGGACTAGCAGCACTTTTACCCCCTTCCCTGGATTTACCGCCGATCCCTATATCGACTATTCACAGCCCTGGTTCGATGGCAGCTATCAGGTGCTCAAGGGTGGTAGTCTATTTACCCCCGATCGCCTAAAAAGAGTGGCATTTCGTAACTTTTATCAAGCTCATAGAAGTGATCATTTTTGCGGCTTTCGTACGTGTTTACTCTAA
- a CDS encoding Fic family protein gives MSRYDADDTYCYPGTDVLRNKAEITNTQDLDAYEGELSTLRSIEILESPIAGQFDLIHLQRIHLALFQDVYDWAGKIRTVDISRGNSHFANVRFIESAANDIFNKLARENWLKGLDSNSLSKRLAHYLSEINALHPFREGNGRVQRIFISQLSQSTGYQLDYSDLEQEQIYLAMELAFNGDESILANLILEHLESNE, from the coding sequence ATGTCACGCTACGACGCGGATGACACTTACTGCTACCCAGGTACAGACGTACTTCGAAATAAAGCAGAAATAACTAACACACAAGATTTAGACGCCTACGAAGGTGAGCTATCGACTTTGCGGTCAATTGAGATTCTAGAGAGTCCCATAGCAGGTCAATTTGACCTTATTCATCTTCAGCGCATTCACTTAGCCCTCTTTCAGGATGTATACGACTGGGCCGGGAAGATTCGCACAGTAGATATTAGCCGTGGCAATAGTCATTTTGCTAATGTGCGCTTTATTGAATCTGCGGCAAACGACATCTTTAACAAACTAGCTCGTGAAAACTGGCTTAAGGGGCTAGATTCAAACTCCCTATCAAAACGACTAGCTCACTACTTATCAGAGATAAACGCCCTTCACCCTTTTCGAGAGGGAAATGGTCGCGTACAACGCATATTCATCTCCCAACTTAGTCAATCAACCGGCTATCAACTCGACTACTCCGACCTGGAGCAAGAGCAAATTTATCTAGCAATGGAACTAGCCTTTAATGGCGATGAATCCATTCTTGCCAATCTCATCCTAGAGCACCTGGAGAGCAATGAATAG
- the selD gene encoding selenide, water dikinase SelD, whose translation MTTPYNGRLTSLSHGGGCGCKIAPGVLSDILKASPMRNLPAALLAGSDNNEDAAVYQINENQAIVATTDFFMPIVDDPFEFGRIAATNAISDIYAMGAQPLFALALLGMPIQVLPLEVIQQVTAGGESVCNDAGIMIAGGHSIDTVEPIYGLVAIGIVDPKKLKRNSGAQAGDSIILSKPLGVGILSAALKKEVLSDAGYKEMIALTTKLNKPGVALSQLDGVHALTDVTGFGLAGHLLEMARGSHLMAQVHWDAIPVVQEAIEHVKVDIFTGASTRNWAGYGNEIQLASNLGLWQQNVLTDPQTSGGLLISCAPEQEAEVLSILNLGGFASAQKIGQFVAGTGLSVN comes from the coding sequence ATGACTACCCCCTATAACGGTCGCCTTACCTCTTTATCTCATGGTGGAGGCTGTGGCTGCAAGATTGCACCTGGTGTCTTAAGTGACATCCTCAAGGCTTCACCGATGCGCAATTTACCTGCTGCCTTATTAGCAGGTTCTGATAACAACGAAGACGCTGCCGTTTATCAAATTAATGAAAATCAGGCGATCGTTGCGACGACGGATTTCTTTATGCCAATCGTGGACGATCCATTTGAGTTTGGTCGCATTGCTGCCACTAATGCTATTTCAGATATTTACGCCATGGGTGCTCAACCTCTTTTCGCACTGGCACTATTGGGTATGCCAATTCAAGTATTGCCTTTAGAAGTTATCCAGCAAGTGACTGCTGGTGGCGAATCGGTTTGTAATGATGCCGGCATTATGATTGCCGGTGGTCACTCGATTGATACTGTTGAGCCAATTTATGGCCTCGTTGCCATTGGAATCGTTGACCCAAAAAAATTGAAACGTAACAGTGGTGCTCAAGCGGGAGATAGCATCATCCTCAGCAAGCCGTTGGGTGTAGGCATTCTTTCTGCAGCACTCAAGAAAGAAGTTCTCTCTGATGCAGGCTATAAAGAGATGATTGCTCTCACCACAAAGCTGAACAAGCCTGGTGTTGCACTCTCCCAGCTAGATGGCGTACATGCCTTAACCGATGTTACGGGCTTTGGCTTGGCAGGGCATTTGCTAGAGATGGCGAGAGGATCTCATTTAATGGCACAGGTCCACTGGGATGCTATTCCGGTTGTGCAGGAAGCAATTGAGCACGTTAAGGTAGATATTTTTACCGGTGCCTCTACTCGCAATTGGGCTGGCTATGGCAATGAAATTCAACTCGCAAGCAATCTGGGGCTCTGGCAACAAAATGTTCTTACGGACCCCCAAACTAGTGGTGGCCTGCTGATTTCTTGCGCACCAGAGCAAGAGGCTGAAGTGCTCTCAATACTTAATTTGGGCGGCTTTGCTAGCGCTCAGAAAATCGGACAGTTTGTAGCTGGCACAGGCTTGTCTGTTAACTAA
- the queG gene encoding tRNA epoxyqueuosine(34) reductase QueG, whose protein sequence is MTSSQIPNSVDQTNLREWLGEQSRKLGFDDLRITDTHLGVATERLNDWLAQGRHGQMEYMSKHAQLRSDPALLVPGTVRVICVTMNYLSPAIDFDQEWDRLSDPAQAVVSMYARGRDYHKVMRNRLQEFAQIIEKQIGAFGYRVFTDSAPLMEVELARKAGLGWRGKHTLLLNRESGSTFFLGEILIDVPLPVDQEQESHCGTCQSCIDICPTQAITAPYQLDARRCISYLTIENPDAIPVEFRRSMGNRIYGCDDCQLICPWNKFAQRTTMPDYAERHGLGRASLLQLWSWTEDQFEKRHEGSAIRRIGYSRWRRNLAVAMGNALAADQVPELDKDLLRQALQDALPLADALVAEHIEWALSS, encoded by the coding sequence ATGACTTCTTCTCAAATACCCAACTCTGTTGATCAGACTAATCTGCGTGAATGGCTGGGTGAGCAGTCTCGAAAATTGGGTTTTGATGACTTGCGTATTACTGATACCCATCTTGGTGTCGCAACTGAGCGTCTGAATGACTGGCTTGCACAAGGGCGGCACGGTCAGATGGAATACATGTCCAAACATGCTCAATTACGCTCTGACCCAGCCCTCTTAGTTCCGGGTACGGTGAGGGTCATTTGCGTCACCATGAATTACCTATCTCCCGCAATAGACTTCGATCAAGAATGGGACAGATTAAGTGATCCCGCTCAAGCAGTGGTATCGATGTATGCCCGTGGGCGCGATTATCACAAGGTGATGCGCAATCGTTTACAAGAGTTTGCTCAAATCATTGAAAAGCAAATCGGAGCATTTGGTTATCGCGTGTTTACTGATTCTGCACCCTTGATGGAAGTGGAGTTAGCGCGTAAGGCAGGCTTGGGTTGGCGGGGCAAACATACTTTATTGCTCAATCGCGAATCTGGATCAACATTCTTTTTGGGTGAAATCCTAATTGATGTTCCATTGCCTGTAGATCAAGAGCAGGAGTCGCATTGTGGAACTTGTCAGTCTTGTATAGATATTTGTCCCACGCAAGCGATTACCGCGCCTTACCAATTAGATGCGCGACGCTGTATTTCGTATTTAACGATTGAGAATCCAGATGCTATTCCGGTGGAGTTTCGAAGGTCGATGGGTAATCGTATTTACGGATGTGATGACTGCCAATTGATTTGCCCATGGAACAAATTTGCACAACGTACAACCATGCCAGATTACGCTGAGCGTCATGGTTTGGGGAGGGCAAGCCTTTTGCAACTTTGGTCTTGGACTGAAGATCAGTTTGAGAAACGCCATGAGGGTAGTGCTATTCGGCGGATTGGCTACTCTAGGTGGCGCAGAAACTTAGCAGTGGCCATGGGGAATGCTTTGGCTGCTGATCAGGTCCCCGAATTAGATAAAGACCTCCTGCGGCAAGCTTTGCAGGACGCCTTACCTTTGGCGGATGCCTTGGTAGCCGAGCATATTGAATGGGCGCTGAGTTCCTAA
- the tsaE gene encoding tRNA (adenosine(37)-N6)-threonylcarbamoyltransferase complex ATPase subunit type 1 TsaE, with protein sequence MAQNSFTHHCRQEADTATLAQKLASSLDHLFQADPSVHLNISLEGDLGAGKTTFARHLIQGLGYEGRVKSPTYTLCEPYPLIIHGKTLAMNHFDLYRMRDPLEWQEAGFAEHFDEPGFCLVEWPEKAEGTLPTFDVEIHLIAGTDENERNITFQANSNQGMIIFEKMCI encoded by the coding sequence ATGGCTCAGAATTCATTTACTCATCATTGTAGGCAAGAAGCGGATACAGCTACCTTAGCGCAAAAGCTTGCCTCGAGTCTTGACCATCTTTTTCAAGCCGATCCAAGCGTTCACCTCAATATCTCCCTAGAGGGTGATCTTGGAGCTGGCAAGACCACCTTTGCTCGCCATCTCATACAAGGCCTAGGGTATGAGGGCCGGGTGAAGAGCCCAACCTACACCTTATGTGAACCCTACCCGCTCATCATCCATGGCAAGACTCTAGCGATGAACCACTTTGATCTTTATCGCATGCGAGATCCTTTGGAGTGGCAAGAGGCCGGCTTTGCAGAACATTTTGACGAGCCTGGATTCTGTTTAGTAGAGTGGCCAGAAAAAGCTGAAGGGACGCTGCCTACGTTTGATGTTGAAATTCATCTGATAGCTGGTACAGATGAAAATGAAAGAAATATTACCTTCCAAGCAAACTCAAATCAGGGAATGATTATTTTCGAGAAGATGTGCATCTAA
- a CDS encoding AzlD domain-containing protein has protein sequence MNAGLQGWGLWIALAGATIGTYICRAIGVLLAKRINQESEIFRYLSAVTYAMVAALVVRMVLMPIGLLSTVPVWIRLLICILSIGVMVSKPTHRLVPALLTGTLLMLAYGVIR, from the coding sequence ATGAATGCTGGCCTCCAGGGTTGGGGTTTGTGGATTGCCTTAGCAGGCGCCACAATAGGAACCTATATTTGTCGTGCCATTGGTGTTTTGCTAGCCAAAAGAATTAATCAAGAGAGCGAAATCTTTCGCTATCTTTCTGCCGTCACTTATGCGATGGTAGCGGCCCTCGTTGTCAGAATGGTCCTAATGCCGATTGGCCTCTTGTCGACTGTACCCGTATGGATTCGACTTCTGATTTGCATCTTGAGCATTGGTGTGATGGTTTCAAAACCAACACACCGTCTCGTTCCAGCCCTATTGACTGGAACCTTGCTGATGCTAGCTTACGGCGTTATTCGTTAG
- a CDS encoding N-acetylmuramoyl-L-alanine amidase, producing MSKLPINFSRRKHLKSSVKMLGFILFFSETEIAWGAKILGVRIWPAEDYTRITLESDKALPITQQLLTNPDRLVVDVQGMELNSTLKDLVAKVKPNDPYVSQIRVGQFQPGMVRLVFDLKEPVKPQLFTLEPIAEYQYRMVLDLYPAIPPDPLMELVKSSARKESALEKANEEIDLIAQFATKKEKEAPRAPVAQAIPDVKESAVKTKHKRLITIAIDAGHGGEDPGAIGTMGSKEKHVVLSIAKRLRDKIESDPYMRPFLTRDGDYFVPLHTRVQKARRVEADLFVSIHADAFIEPRAKGASVFALSQMGASSTTARWMANKENASDLIGGINIKTQDKQVANLLLDMSTTAQIKDSLQVGTSILKQISGFAPLHKPKVEQASFAVLRAPDIPSILVETAFISNPQEEARLNDDAYQDRIAEAIMRGIKDYFSKNPPVARRANA from the coding sequence ATGAGTAAGCTGCCCATTAATTTCTCCAGAAGAAAGCATCTCAAAAGTTCAGTAAAGATGCTGGGCTTTATTCTCTTCTTCAGTGAGACAGAGATTGCTTGGGGAGCCAAGATCTTGGGGGTACGCATTTGGCCTGCAGAAGATTACACACGCATCACACTCGAGTCTGATAAAGCATTACCGATTACCCAACAACTACTTACCAACCCCGATCGCTTGGTAGTTGATGTTCAAGGTATGGAACTCAACTCCACCCTGAAAGATTTAGTAGCTAAAGTCAAACCCAATGACCCTTACGTTTCACAAATCCGAGTGGGGCAATTTCAACCAGGCATGGTTCGCTTGGTCTTTGACCTAAAAGAGCCTGTTAAACCTCAACTCTTTACGCTAGAGCCCATTGCGGAATACCAATATCGTATGGTGCTAGATCTCTACCCAGCCATTCCGCCCGATCCGCTAATGGAGTTAGTTAAAAGTAGCGCACGTAAAGAAAGTGCTCTAGAAAAAGCCAATGAAGAAATTGACTTGATTGCGCAGTTCGCAACTAAAAAAGAGAAAGAGGCTCCGAGGGCGCCAGTGGCCCAAGCGATCCCAGACGTAAAAGAGTCCGCAGTAAAAACTAAACATAAGCGCCTTATCACCATTGCAATTGATGCAGGCCATGGTGGAGAGGATCCAGGGGCTATTGGCACCATGGGTTCCAAAGAAAAACATGTAGTGCTCTCGATTGCTAAACGCTTACGCGACAAAATTGAGAGCGATCCTTATATGCGTCCATTTCTCACTCGAGATGGCGATTACTTTGTGCCGCTCCACACCAGAGTTCAAAAAGCACGTCGGGTAGAGGCCGATCTATTTGTCTCTATTCATGCAGATGCCTTTATCGAACCGAGAGCAAAAGGTGCCTCGGTCTTTGCCCTATCTCAAATGGGTGCCAGCAGCACAACAGCTCGTTGGATGGCTAATAAAGAAAATGCATCCGATCTCATTGGTGGCATCAACATCAAAACACAAGATAAGCAGGTGGCTAATCTGTTGCTGGATATGTCTACCACTGCCCAGATCAAAGACTCACTTCAAGTGGGCACTTCAATCCTCAAACAAATCAGTGGATTTGCCCCACTACATAAACCAAAAGTTGAACAAGCCAGCTTTGCTGTTCTAAGGGCCCCGGATATTCCATCTATCTTGGTAGAGACTGCCTTTATTAGTAATCCACAGGAAGAGGCGCGCCTCAATGATGATGCTTATCAAGATCGAATTGCTGAAGCGATTATGAGGGGAATTAAGGACTATTTCTCTAAAAATCCACCTGTTGCCAGACGCGCAAATGCATAG
- a CDS encoding glycine betaine ABC transporter substrate-binding protein, producing MEKSTVVGSKRFTESYVLGELVNQTLRAAGVQAIHRQGLGNTAIVTQALTTGQIDVYPEYTGTILREILKRPETQASLSELNVWLKPKGLKVAIPLGFNNTYALAMRAEQAKALGLKRISDIENLSTKQQTTLRIALSPEFKTRADGWSALVKNYALTIQPTKVLEHGLAYDALARGDTDIVDAYSTDAAIAQKDLVLLEDDRKAFPRYDAALLMRSDFDEKSLQSLEGKLDEATMAKLNGLAESGMSFEKVVNVFLKTSTNDQQSPTQLSRFFKLLLGPDFFTALRDHVLLVAISSTMALLVGIPLGILAYRRPRYAAWILGATGILQTIPSLALLTILIALLDQIGAVPAVLALFLYGLLPIVNATHISLIEVPSNLKEAALALGCNEWQLLISIELPFARPVIMTGLASATVIGVGTCTLAALVGAGGFGDRIVAGLAVNDHALMLAGAIPAAMLALLAQIILTPKRRSKNI from the coding sequence ATGGAAAAAAGTACTGTAGTTGGCTCAAAGCGTTTTACAGAAAGCTATGTGCTTGGGGAGTTGGTCAATCAAACATTACGTGCTGCTGGCGTACAGGCCATTCATCGACAGGGTCTTGGTAATACTGCAATTGTCACTCAAGCACTTACAACGGGGCAGATTGATGTTTACCCAGAATATACCGGCACCATTCTGAGAGAAATCCTAAAACGCCCAGAAACACAAGCATCACTAAGTGAGCTCAATGTTTGGCTTAAACCTAAGGGCTTAAAAGTAGCAATACCCCTTGGGTTTAATAACACCTATGCACTTGCCATGAGGGCAGAGCAAGCAAAAGCTTTAGGCCTCAAACGTATTAGTGATATCGAAAACCTCAGCACTAAACAGCAAACCACTCTGCGGATTGCGTTATCGCCAGAATTTAAGACGCGGGCTGACGGGTGGTCAGCACTTGTTAAAAATTATGCTTTAACAATACAGCCAACGAAAGTGTTAGAGCATGGCTTAGCCTACGATGCTTTGGCACGAGGCGATACCGATATTGTGGACGCCTACTCCACTGATGCAGCGATTGCCCAAAAAGATCTGGTTCTATTGGAAGATGATAGGAAGGCATTTCCACGCTACGATGCCGCTCTGTTAATGCGCTCTGATTTTGATGAAAAATCCTTACAAAGCTTAGAGGGAAAATTAGATGAAGCCACTATGGCCAAGCTCAATGGACTAGCTGAGTCAGGCATGAGTTTTGAAAAAGTGGTGAATGTATTTTTAAAGACAAGCACAAATGATCAACAAAGCCCTACACAGCTCTCTAGGTTTTTTAAGTTACTCCTTGGTCCAGATTTTTTTACCGCCCTACGTGATCATGTTCTGCTGGTAGCGATCTCCTCAACCATGGCCCTGCTCGTCGGAATCCCTTTAGGCATTCTGGCATACCGACGACCCCGATATGCGGCTTGGATTTTAGGTGCTACCGGTATTTTGCAGACCATCCCTTCACTTGCACTGCTGACGATATTGATTGCTCTACTAGATCAAATAGGGGCTGTGCCAGCGGTTTTAGCCTTATTTTTATATGGCCTACTGCCCATTGTGAATGCGACCCACATCAGCTTAATAGAAGTTCCATCGAATCTAAAAGAAGCAGCGCTGGCCCTTGGTTGCAATGAATGGCAATTGCTCATTTCGATCGAGCTTCCATTTGCTCGGCCCGTCATCATGACGGGTTTAGCATCGGCAACGGTAATTGGAGTTGGTACTTGCACCCTAGCGGCGCTGGTAGGTGCTGGTGGATTTGGTGATCGCATAGTAGCTGGGCTGGCCGTAAACGACCACGCACTCATGCTTGCTGGAGCTATACCAGCCGCCATGCTGGCTCTGCTTGCTCAAATCATTCTGACGCCGAAACGTAGATCAAAAAATATCTAA
- a CDS encoding AzlC family ABC transporter permease — protein sequence MSSADQPFIDPSEIKLEASVAQRYKNRSEAFWAGIRDAAGAPAMVLFAGMVGFGAMGKTNGMDAWFTTATSFFMFALPGQVVLLEMAITGSSVVAIALAVTLTSSRFITMTVTLFPQFHEKDRNHGLYASVHLLAMTAWAISMREFQTIEAKHRLSYFIGLGLLCWVISIPGTILGYLLAGVVPPYITLGLVFINPLFFLLTFTEVKPWVNRIAIGLGFVLGPLFFLLDRDTSLLTTGLVGGTIAYVFDRKVLRKRAGVIS from the coding sequence ATGTCATCAGCCGATCAACCTTTTATAGACCCTAGTGAAATCAAGCTAGAGGCTTCGGTAGCGCAACGCTATAAAAATCGCAGTGAGGCTTTTTGGGCGGGTATTCGGGATGCAGCTGGTGCACCTGCAATGGTGCTCTTTGCTGGCATGGTGGGCTTCGGTGCGATGGGTAAAACCAATGGTATGGATGCTTGGTTTACCACTGCCACTAGCTTTTTCATGTTCGCATTACCTGGCCAAGTAGTTTTGCTCGAGATGGCAATTACCGGATCATCAGTAGTCGCGATTGCTCTCGCAGTGACTTTAACTTCTTCGCGCTTCATCACGATGACGGTGACACTCTTTCCGCAGTTTCATGAAAAAGATCGTAATCATGGGCTTTATGCTTCGGTCCATCTACTGGCAATGACTGCTTGGGCTATTTCCATGCGCGAGTTTCAGACAATAGAAGCGAAGCATCGTTTGAGTTACTTCATTGGTCTTGGTTTACTGTGTTGGGTTATTTCTATTCCGGGCACCATTCTGGGATATTTATTGGCGGGTGTAGTGCCACCATACATCACGCTTGGCCTCGTTTTCATTAACCCATTATTCTTTTTGCTGACGTTTACCGAGGTGAAGCCCTGGGTTAACCGGATCGCCATTGGCCTAGGTTTTGTATTGGGCCCCCTTTTCTTTCTCTTGGATCGCGATACCAGCTTACTGACCACCGGTCTGGTAGGGGGAACGATCGCCTATGTGTTTGATCGCAAAGTACTACGCAAAAGAGCGGGGGTGATCAGTTGA
- a CDS encoding PAS domain-containing protein has product MSVTLDFKTLVTQLGEAVIISDRDENILFWNASAERIFGFTPEEALGKTLSIITPERFRERHSKGYFHTIQTGQTKYGHTLLRVPAVHKDGHSISIAFSVSMLFDEQKQAIAIAAIIRDETERFQEERQLKAKLAAYESSD; this is encoded by the coding sequence ATGTCGGTCACTTTGGATTTCAAAACGCTCGTCACACAACTGGGTGAGGCAGTCATTATTTCTGACCGAGATGAAAATATCTTGTTTTGGAATGCCTCAGCAGAGCGTATTTTCGGATTTACTCCAGAGGAGGCTTTGGGTAAAACGCTCAGCATCATCACGCCTGAGCGCTTTAGAGAACGTCACTCGAAAGGCTACTTTCACACCATTCAAACTGGACAAACGAAGTATGGACATACTTTACTGAGGGTTCCTGCAGTCCATAAAGATGGACACTCTATTTCAATTGCATTCTCGGTAAGTATGTTGTTTGATGAGCAAAAGCAAGCTATTGCAATAGCAGCAATCATTCGCGATGAGACTGAGCGGTTTCAGGAGGAGCGCCAATTAAAAGCAAAGTTAGCAGCTTATGAGAGCAGTGACTGA
- a CDS encoding antitoxin VbhA family protein, whose translation MPTKFATQSQARQYNVSNAVASARIEGIIPTKQLEQNLTDYVAGKKSIAQILEETKQRYVTLRRG comes from the coding sequence ATGCCAACTAAGTTTGCCACCCAATCTCAAGCCCGCCAATACAACGTTTCTAATGCTGTAGCTTCTGCTCGGATTGAGGGCATTATTCCAACTAAGCAATTAGAACAAAACCTAACTGATTACGTTGCTGGCAAAAAGAGTATTGCGCAAATATTGGAAGAAACCAAACAACGTTATGTCACGCTACGACGCGGATGA